AGTCCCCGTGTCGCTGCCACCCCTGGTCGAGCCGGCCGACGAGCTCACCGTAGACGAGGTTCGCAGGTACTCCCGCCACCTGATCATCCCCGACGTCGGGATGGACGGGCAGAAGCGGCTGAAGAACGCCAAGGTGCTCTTTGTGGGCGCCGGTGGCCTTGGCTCGCCCGGTCTGATGTACCTGGCGGCCGCGGGCGTGGGCACGCTCGGCATCGTGGAGTTCGACGAGGTCGACGAGTCGAACCTGCAGCGTCAGGTCATCCACAGCCAGGCCGACATCGGCCGTCCCAAGGCCGAGTCCGCCCGCGACAGCATCAAGGGCATCAACCCGTTCGTGAACGTGGTCCTGCACCAGGAGCGGCTCGAGGCCGACAACGTGATGGACCTGTTCAGCCAGTACGACCTGATCATCGACGGCACGGACAACTTCGCGACCCGCTACCTGGTCAACGACGCCTGTGTGCTGCTGAACAAGCCGTACGTCTGGGGTTCGATCTACCGCTTCGACGGCCAGGCCTCGGTCTTCTGGTCCGAGCACGGCCCCTGCTACCGCTGCCTCTACCCGGAGCCCCCGCCCCCCGGCATGGTCCCCTCCTGCGCCGAGGGCGGCGTCCTCGGCGTGCTGTGCGCGTCCATCGGCTCCATCCAGGCCAACGAGGCCATCAAGCTCCTCGCGGGCATCGGCGAGCCGCTGGTCGGCCGCCTGATGATCTACGACGCCCTGGAGATGCAGTACCGCCAGGTCAAGGTCCGCAAGGACCCCGACTGCGCGATCTGCGGCGACAACCCGACCGTCACCGAACTCATCGACTACGAGGCCTTCTGCGGCGTCGTGTCCGAGGAGGCCCAGGCAGCGGCCGCCGATTCCACGATCACTCCCAAGCAGCTCAAGGAGTGGATCGACGACGGCGAGAACCTCGAGCTCATCGACGTGCGCGAGCCGAACGAGTTCGAGATCGTCTCCATCCCGGGCGCCCGTCTGATTCCAAAGAACGAGTTCATCATGGGCAACGCCCTGGAGAGCCTCCCGCAGGACAAGAAGATCGTCTTGAACTGCAAGACGGGTGTCCGCAGTGCGGAAGTCCTCGCGATCCTGAAGTCCGCCGGCTTCTCCGACGCCGTGCACGTCGGCGGCGGGGTCATCGGCTGGGTCAACCAGATCGAGCCGGACAAGCCGGTCTACTAGACCGCGCCAGCTCCCCTCGCCGTGGCCCTCACGGGCCGCGTGACCTTCCGGGCGGCGGGGGTGCCGGACACCGCTGGTGTGCGGCACCCCCGCCGTCGTCATGAGCAGACCTTGCCGTCCTTCGGCACCGTCCCGTTCAGCAGGTAGGAGTCCACCGCCGCGTCCACGCAGTCGCTGCCGCTCCCGTACGCTCCATGACCCTCGCCCTTCCAGGTGAGCTCCACCCCGACGCCCTTGCCCAGTTCGTCGGCCATCCGCCGGGCACCCTCGTAGGGCGTGGCCGGGTCCCCGGTGTTGCCCACCAGCAGGATCGGGTCGGCCCCCGGCGCACTGACTTCCGGAGTGTCGTACTGCCCGGCCACCGGCCAGTCGTGGCACCAGCCGGCCGTGTCCCAGCCCAGGAAGTCGCCGAACACGGGCGAGATCTCCTCGAACCGCGCGAGCCGCTTCCTCGTCTCGGCGGGCGTCGGCCGCTGCTTGTCGTCCAGACACGATATGGCCCGTTGGGCGTGGCTCGACGTGCCGTAGTGCCCCGAGGCGTCCCGCTCGTTGTAGCCGTCGGCCAGGGCCAACAGCGCGGAGCCGTCGCCGTTCTCGGCGGACTTCAGGGCGGCGGTGAGCGTGGGCCAGCCGTCCTCGCTGTACAGCGGGAGCACGATGCCGGTCAGCGCGAGGGTCTCGGTCAGTTCGCGGCCGGACGAGGTCGGCAGCGGCTTGGCGTCGAGCCGGTCGAGCAGGTCGGCGATCTTCCGCGTCCCCTCCTTCGGGTCCTGCCCGGTGGACTTCAGGTAGTCGTTGAGCGCCCGCTGGAAGCCCTGGGTCTGGTTGAGCGCGTGTCCGACGGTGTCCGCCGTCGGGTCCACGACCGCGTCGAGGATCACGCGCCCCACGTTCTTGGGGAAGAGGTGCGCGTAGACACCGCCCAGTTCGGTGCCGTAGGAGATGCCGAAGTAGTGCATCGAGTCGTCGCCGAGCACCTGGCGCATCAGGTCCATGTCGCGTGCCGTGTCGGTCGTGGACACGTGGGACAGCAGCGAACCGGTGGACTTCTCGCAGTCCTGGCCGAAGTCGGCCGCGTCCTCGAGGAACGCCTTCTCCTCGGCGGCGTCGTCCGGAGTGGCGTCGACCTCCTCGGCCGCCTGGATCTCCTTGTCGTCGCGGCAGCGGACGCCCTCGCTGGCGCCCGTACCGCGCGGGTCCCAGCTGACCAGGTCGTAGCGCTCGTGGAGCCGGTCGACCGTGGTGCCGTACGAGGGCAGCGTGGAGACCCCGGAGCCGCCGGGCCCGCCGAAGTTGAACAGCAGCGAGCCGAGCCGCTTGCCGTTGCCGCCGGTGGCCTTCGAACGGATCAGTGCGAGCCCTATCGTCCTGCCGTCCGGTTTCGCGTAGTCCAGCGGCACCTTGATCGTCGCGCACTGCCATCCGTCGCCCGGCGCGGGGGAGTCGGCGGTGCCCTTGCACCGGCCCCAGTCCGGATCCTGACCGGTCAGCGAGGCCGGCAGCCCCGAGGATGCCCCGCCCGACCGCTTGTCGCCCGTGTCCTCCTTCCCGGTGTCGGACGAGCCCGAGCTGCAGCCCCCCGCCAGCAGGGCGGCGGCGGCCGCCAGAGCCGTCCACCGTGCGTAACGCGCCATGTGCCCTTCCCCCTCACAAGCCGTCCGCATCGGTTGCACGGACCGCGGTCAGGCCATAGTAGGCGGACCGCGCCGAAGCCGTGCGAGCCTGTGGATAACTCTCTGACCTGCGGCTTTGTGGGCTCGAGGTGGCGGGAACCGGGACGGTCCCGGCCTTTCCTACAGCGCTTCCCGGCGGGTGAGGTGGTTGAAGAACAGCCAGCCCGGCAGCACCGGCAGCCACAGCGTCAGCAGCCGGTAGAGCAGGACCGCGGGGGCCGCGACCTCCTTCGGCAGCCCGACGGCGATCAGGCCGACGGTCAGGGTCGCCTCCACGGCGCCCACACCGCCCGGGGTCGGCGCGGCGGAGCCCAGCGCGTTGCCGGCGAGGAAGACGACCGCGACGCTGGCGATGCTCAGCGAGGTCGAACCGTCGCCGAACGCGCGGATCGACGCGTCCAGGCACATCACGAAGCAGGCGGTCAGGAGCAGCATCCCGCCGATGCCCGTGATCAGCTTCTGCGGCCGCTGCAGCACGTCGAGCATGCGCGGCACGACGCCCGCGAACAGCGACCGCACCCGCGTGACCACGAACTTCCGCAGGAACGGCACCGATGTGACCACGAGCACCAGCACCGCGACCGTCAGCAGGCCTGCGATGACGGTCCGGGACGGGGAGAGCGACGGCGTCTTCTCGGTGCCGGTGAGATACCCGAACGACAACAGCATCAGGATGTGGCAGCCCAGCCCGAACAGCTGGGAGGCGCCCACACTGGCCACCGCCAGCCCCGGCCGCACGCCCGCCCGCTGCAGGAACCGGGTGTTGAGCGCGACACCGCCGACCGCGGCCGGCGCGACGATCTTGACGAACGAGCCGGCCACCTGCGCGGCCACGGTCCGCGGGAACGGCACCCGCTCCGGCACGAACCCCAGCAGGCTCATCGCGGCGGCGACATAGCTCAGCGCCGAGAAGCCCACGGCAGCGGCGACCCAGCCCCACTGCGCGTTCTCGAACAGCGTGTCGAACTCGATGTGGGTGAGCTGTGTGAGCAGGAAGTACGCGCCGATGGCGCCCGCGATGAAGCTGATGAGCGTGCGCGGCCGCACCCGCTCCAGACGGACCGGCTCCACCGGGGCCTGCGGGCGGATCCGCAGCACCTGGTGGCGGATCTGGCTGAGCAGATCCTCCTCGCGCGCCTCTTCCAGGGCGTCGTCGATCGCGCGTTTCTGCGCCCGCTGCTCGGCCCGCACGGCCTTCTTGTCGGGCCGCTCGTCCTTGTCCAGCCGGACGGCGGTGCTGCCGGTCCGTTCGGCGGCCTCCCCGGCCGGCGGCTCGGGCTGCTCGTCCCGGGCGGGCCTGGACTGCCGGTACGCCTCCAGGACGGCCTCGCGCTCGCGTTCCGCCCGCTCCCGGCCGAGTCTGCGCAGTGTCGCGCGCGTGGCGCGGGTCAGCGCGATCGGCTGGAGCATCGGCAGACAGTCGGCGACCGCATCGGGCCCGAGGACCTCCACGGCCGCGGCGACCGCGCGCTCCGCGCCGACCCGCAGCCCGAACGTCGTCAGCAGCTGCGCGATGTCCATGCGCAGCACCAGGTCACCGGCCGCGATCTCCCCGCCGCGCAGATCGGTCAGGATGACCGTGCCGGAACGGTCGACCAGGACGGCGTCGCCCGCCAGCCTGCGGTGCGCGATCCGGCGCGACTGCAGGGAGCGCACCTGCTGCCAGGTGTCGTGCATCAGTTCGTCGGTGATCCGCGCGTCGTCCAGCGAGTCCAGGGTGCGACCGCCGGTGTGCTCGTAGACCAGCATCACGGCGTCGGGACCCAGCTCGGAGGTGGCGATCAGCTTCGGCGCGTTGGCTCCGGCCGCGATGGCCGCGTAGGCCAGCAGGGCCTCCTGCTCCAGCGCCTGGCGCAGCGACTGCAGACTGCTGCGGGTGGTGATGCCGCGCAGTGTCAGCCGCCGCCAGGCCCGGTAGAAGAACCCTTGGGCCTGCTGCTCCCGGTCGACGACCGTGACGTCCAGCGGCGGACCGTCCTCCAGGGTGACGAAGTAGCGCCGGCCGCGGTCGCTGTTCTCCAGGCTGTCCGGGAACTCCTCGCGGGCCGCCGTCAGCGGATGGAACCCGACCGTGCGCAGCCCCGCCATCAGCGTCCGGCCGGTGGGACGCACGTTCGGGGAGCCGACCGCGTACAGCGTGCCGTAGGCGACGCTCCAGCCGATCAGCACCGTCAGGATGATCGAGAAGGGGGTGGTGTAGCCCGTGACGAGCATGGAGAACGCGTCCAGGAGCAGCACCACCCACAGCACGGCCCGCCAGCGGGGCCTGCGGGACATCCCGACGGCCGTCATATAGGCGATGACGGGGGCGAGGTAGCCGTGCACCGGGTCGGTCAGGGCGTGCGTGTCGCCGGGGGAGGGCTGCGTGAGCGCCTCCTGGATGGAGTGGGGGGCCGCCTGGGCGACCCACAGGTCGGTGGCGAGCGTCACTCCGTGCGCGAGGACGGCGGCCAGTACACCGTCGGCGATGCGCAGCCCGTCGCGCTTGATCAGCCGTTCGATCGCGAAGGCGACCGGGACCAGCAGGATCGCGATGCTCGACGCCAGGCCGGCGAGCTTGATCAGCAGGTCGGGTGCCTGTCCGGTGCCCTTGTTGATGTCCTGTTCGAGCCCCGAGGTGGTGCCGTGCGCGAAGGCCGCGATCATCAGCAGGACGACGACCGCGAGGAGCCCCACCCCCAGCCGCATGAGGTCCGAGGGACGGTGCACGCGCGCGGGGAGCAGCGGTTCGTCGCCCTCCACCTCGTCGTTGTAGATGTCCTCGCCCGGATCCGGTCCCGCGCCGGAGGCCCCGGCGGCGTCCGTGTCGTGGTCGTGCTCGCTGTTGTCCGGTCCGCTGTCGTGCGGCGCGGCGGTGTCCGGGCGCGACGACGCCTCAGAGGTGCCCTCCGCGCTCTCGGAATGCACACCCTGCTGTCTCATCGTCTCTTCTTGGTCTCGTATCACCTGTCACCGCCCGCACGATGGTGGCATGCCCGTCCGACATACGGGGTCATCAGGGTGCACATGCGGGAGCGCACAGTCTGCCCGACGTCCTCCTCGGGAGCGAGGGACGGCCCCGGCCGCCCCGCCTCCCATTGTCGGTGGCGTCGTGCAGGATGGGACGGATGAGCGAGGAGAGCCTTCCGGCGGGTGCCGTGCCGGAGTACGCGGAGCGGGTCCTCGAGGTCGCCGAGCTGATTCCGCCGGGGCGCGTGATGACGTACGGGGACGTCGCGGAGTGGCTCGAGGACGGCGGGCCGCGCCAGGTCGGCCGGGTGATGGCCCTGTACGGGGGCGCGGTCCCCTGGTGGCGTGTCGTGCGCGCCGACGGCGTGCTGCTGCCGGGAAGCGAACTGAGAGCCCTCGGCCACTACCGGGAGGAGGGCACGCCCCTGAGGGAGGCCGGCCGGGCCGCCGAGGGACATGTGCCCCGCCTCGACATGGCCCGGGCGCGCTGGGACGGCACCGGGCATCTCTCGGGACGGGCCTGATGCCCGCGAATGTCCGCGCAGGCGGCGTGCGGCCCGTGACCCGTACGGGGGACAGAGGGCACTTCCGGGACATGACGTACGTTCGTGCGGTGAGGAACGCATGCGGTCCCTGTGCCCGCGGAGGCGCCCGGGAACAACCGGAAGGCATTCTTCCGGCGGTGCCACCGGCGTAACGTCGCCGGCACGCGCCGCCCTCACCCCACGGCCCCCGCCCGCCACGCGCGGCACCCCGCCCACCCGTACCAGCACCAGGACCGGCGAACCACGTGAGCTCCTCTTCCTCCACCAGGCGCCTGCCGCACCCCCCGGTGCGGCAGGGGAACCGTGGCGCTTACCGACTGGTCCGTACCCCGCCGGCCCGGCCCGCTCCCCCTCGTCTGGACGCCGGTCAGCGGGCGGTGGTTGACCACGGCACCGGCCCGCTCCTCGTCCTCGCGGGCCCCGGCACCGG
The DNA window shown above is from Streptomyces sp. NBC_00670 and carries:
- the moeZ gene encoding adenylyltransferase/sulfurtransferase MoeZ, coding for MSLPPLVEPADELTVDEVRRYSRHLIIPDVGMDGQKRLKNAKVLFVGAGGLGSPGLMYLAAAGVGTLGIVEFDEVDESNLQRQVIHSQADIGRPKAESARDSIKGINPFVNVVLHQERLEADNVMDLFSQYDLIIDGTDNFATRYLVNDACVLLNKPYVWGSIYRFDGQASVFWSEHGPCYRCLYPEPPPPGMVPSCAEGGVLGVLCASIGSIQANEAIKLLAGIGEPLVGRLMIYDALEMQYRQVKVRKDPDCAICGDNPTVTELIDYEAFCGVVSEEAQAAAADSTITPKQLKEWIDDGENLELIDVREPNEFEIVSIPGARLIPKNEFIMGNALESLPQDKKIVLNCKTGVRSAEVLAILKSAGFSDAVHVGGGVIGWVNQIEPDKPVY
- a CDS encoding alpha/beta hydrolase → MARYARWTALAAAAALLAGGCSSGSSDTGKEDTGDKRSGGASSGLPASLTGQDPDWGRCKGTADSPAPGDGWQCATIKVPLDYAKPDGRTIGLALIRSKATGGNGKRLGSLLFNFGGPGGSGVSTLPSYGTTVDRLHERYDLVSWDPRGTGASEGVRCRDDKEIQAAEEVDATPDDAAEEKAFLEDAADFGQDCEKSTGSLLSHVSTTDTARDMDLMRQVLGDDSMHYFGISYGTELGGVYAHLFPKNVGRVILDAVVDPTADTVGHALNQTQGFQRALNDYLKSTGQDPKEGTRKIADLLDRLDAKPLPTSSGRELTETLALTGIVLPLYSEDGWPTLTAALKSAENGDGSALLALADGYNERDASGHYGTSSHAQRAISCLDDKQRPTPAETRKRLARFEEISPVFGDFLGWDTAGWCHDWPVAGQYDTPEVSAPGADPILLVGNTGDPATPYEGARRMADELGKGVGVELTWKGEGHGAYGSGSDCVDAAVDSYLLNGTVPKDGKVCS
- a CDS encoding lysylphosphatidylglycerol synthase transmembrane domain-containing protein, yielding MRQQGVHSESAEGTSEASSRPDTAAPHDSGPDNSEHDHDTDAAGASGAGPDPGEDIYNDEVEGDEPLLPARVHRPSDLMRLGVGLLAVVVLLMIAAFAHGTTSGLEQDINKGTGQAPDLLIKLAGLASSIAILLVPVAFAIERLIKRDGLRIADGVLAAVLAHGVTLATDLWVAQAAPHSIQEALTQPSPGDTHALTDPVHGYLAPVIAYMTAVGMSRRPRWRAVLWVVLLLDAFSMLVTGYTTPFSIILTVLIGWSVAYGTLYAVGSPNVRPTGRTLMAGLRTVGFHPLTAAREEFPDSLENSDRGRRYFVTLEDGPPLDVTVVDREQQAQGFFYRAWRRLTLRGITTRSSLQSLRQALEQEALLAYAAIAAGANAPKLIATSELGPDAVMLVYEHTGGRTLDSLDDARITDELMHDTWQQVRSLQSRRIAHRRLAGDAVLVDRSGTVILTDLRGGEIAAGDLVLRMDIAQLLTTFGLRVGAERAVAAAVEVLGPDAVADCLPMLQPIALTRATRATLRRLGRERAEREREAVLEAYRQSRPARDEQPEPPAGEAAERTGSTAVRLDKDERPDKKAVRAEQRAQKRAIDDALEEAREEDLLSQIRHQVLRIRPQAPVEPVRLERVRPRTLISFIAGAIGAYFLLTQLTHIEFDTLFENAQWGWVAAAVGFSALSYVAAAMSLLGFVPERVPFPRTVAAQVAGSFVKIVAPAAVGGVALNTRFLQRAGVRPGLAVASVGASQLFGLGCHILMLLSFGYLTGTEKTPSLSPSRTVIAGLLTVAVLVLVVTSVPFLRKFVVTRVRSLFAGVVPRMLDVLQRPQKLITGIGGMLLLTACFVMCLDASIRAFGDGSTSLSIASVAVVFLAGNALGSAAPTPGGVGAVEATLTVGLIAVGLPKEVAAPAVLLYRLLTLWLPVLPGWLFFNHLTRREAL
- a CDS encoding MGMT family protein, producing the protein MSEESLPAGAVPEYAERVLEVAELIPPGRVMTYGDVAEWLEDGGPRQVGRVMALYGGAVPWWRVVRADGVLLPGSELRALGHYREEGTPLREAGRAAEGHVPRLDMARARWDGTGHLSGRA